In Cicer arietinum cultivar CDC Frontier isolate Library 1 chromosome 7, Cicar.CDCFrontier_v2.0, whole genome shotgun sequence, the genomic window tttatccTATTATGCCGATTTCTAATCCAACTCATATTTAAGATAGAAAATTCAAATAGAGAAATAAGATATGATAGAGTTttgaattaacttattatatttgtttaattcATCAAACATTAAATTCAGATAAAATATGATAACTTATTTCTATCATATTTCTTATCATGTCCATCAAACAGATCATTAGTATGTTTTGATGGattgattgaaaattttaagtaatttaaaattttaaacaactCAAATGTTTCaattgtattgtatttattttattataatttttgttgtttgcttaaaagaattgctcatttAAAATCATGCCATTTTTATAAACTTCAAAAGTTTTTGGGgtgaaaatcaaaataaaatgtttgtgcaaaatatgaaattttggaaaagtgaagagattattttgaaaatttatagagaccaatttaaaaaaaatatggaatcAACTtgcaaatttttgaaaaattataggGACAAATATGCAAATTTTGAAACATAGAGtcaaaattgtaatttaaaaaattataggactattttataattcataTGTTTTATAAAGTAAAcagaaaatttgaaattcttaccttttaaattatcaaaaaaatattcttattttttatgtggtatttaaaattctctaaatttaatcttgacaaaatatatcataaaatcacattattttaaaaatactcaaatttattatttaaacaaaataatttatactgaacaatttaaattccattaaaaaaattacaacatcCAAACATACTGTTAGtcttatttttttatccaaTTACAAATCAAGTATTTGGCTACTGAATGCCCGTTTTGACAACAAGTAGCCTCAAGGATGTCaaaattaatgtatattttcaaaattaaaatttatataatcctatctaaaattaatattgttttaaaaatattaaattgattaactttattatcaattaaacaAGAAACATcacacaaaattaatttaataaataattttattttttaaaatgtctaacaaaaatattttttgataaaaaatcgataattatactaaaattttatcttgaattttaaaaatatatcatattaaaatttattttaaactttatattaattttactcTCAACGatgtttgattttgatattcTAAATGCTAATAAATGTAGTGCATTTTAAAATTTACCGTCAGATTAACATTATAATGAACcactttaattttgaaaaaattatactcTAAACCACATTAATTTTTCCAAATTGACTATCAATTCAAACATGTGCGGGTGACTTATTTGTCAAATAGacaataaattgaattaatcttATAATTATTCCCTTGAATTTAGTTTTGACTTTTGAGTAATTTATAGTCTTGGTGGTTTGTCTTCCAGTTGTTTGTCCCTTTCATTTTCATATAAGGAACAAGAATGCGCAATAACCAGGCTAATATGCTACTAGTACTCCTCACTCAGTATGAAAATTATCGTGTAAATCACACTTATGATGGCGAGCCACCAAACACGTGATTAGCAGTAAATAAAAACATACCTATTACCTATTAATCTATCTACATTCTCAAATAATTGGTCTACTATCTAGCTATTGAAATAGTACTCCATTCGAAGGCATCTAATACCATAGAGTAAATGGGTTTTATTTGACCTTTTCCTCAAGTTTTTTCTCACACGCTTGAGCCCTTTTTTCTTGGACTATCGCCCCAACAACAGTTTTATATTTGTCCATATTTTCAACTGTCccaatttgaaaacttaaaaacACCAATTCATTTTGAACTTGTGATTGGAATAATGTGTACCCTACAATAGCTGTCTATTCATTAAAGGCACCAATAAATTCTAATGGAAGAGTAATGAGGGTAGATATGCCAACATAAATGAGGTTACTCCtttgtttcttaaaaaaaatctttgttCTACagggaaaaatatttgtttagacacaattcaaaatcaacaataatatttgaacagttcttaagttttaatttaattttcaaatatcaatattgttaatataatgttttattttaaatttaaattgtgtgagttaattatgtgtattttttttttaagacaaatTGTTTTTTAACACATACAcataaatggaaaaaaaattaaaataaaagttaattaaataacgtgattaaattatttttttattcatgtgagtatatttaaatactattgatttatagttgtgtttaaataaatatttctcgAGTTGATATATTtcttctaaaacaaaaaaaaaaattaaatacatacacataaatggaaaaaaatttaaaagaaaagttagTTAAATAAtgtgattaaattatttttatttttttcagtcATGTGAGTATATTTAAATACTATTGATTTATAGTTgtgtttaaataaatatttctcaagtgagtatatttcaaaaaaaaaagaaaaaaggggGACCAAAGctgaaaacttcaaaaatttgaaaactaTAAAATCTATATAGGAGTGATTTAGTGATTCATTTCAGACAACTTTCTTTAATATACCATGTCCTGCTTATGCCTATATGTATACCCTCTTGAATTAAAAGTGgcaaattttaatccatttatctacatcTAAccactaataattaataaagatcTTGCTCTGTTCATCCAGATATCTCATTTTCAAACACTGCTATTGTGATTTATTCCCTGCTAATGAGAGACAACATGAAATATGTACATTGCTAATCACATAAATTAATACTTCCTCCAGCTTTAAATATGTTATGGAAAATCCGCATACCTCAACTATTAACTCACACGTTCATAGatatttgataaatacaagagtaaaccacaaaaaaaaaaaaaaatagagaatacaGAGATTTATGTGATTCGACATCTCTTATCTACATCTATGAGAACATTTAAACATAATTCATCTATATTCTCAAATAAGATTAAAATGATTTGTAATTCAActcaatatttatattatcttACAATACTCTCTCACATTAAAGAGTTACAACTAATAATAACACCAATATTTTACACAACAAATAACTACCCACACTCCTCTCACTAAGATAGAGAAATTTGGGGATATTTCACCTCTTCAccaatttttctatttataggATAGAGAATTTGACTTCATCtaaaaaaagattaatattCTACAATTCCAATAACTTCTAGAAATTTCTAATTCGTTATTCTAAATTGAATGTGCAAGTTTTAATGgtcaaatttaaaaatcttaaaatattcATTCCATTTTTCCATACATTGAAATTCTACActtcaaaatttgaattgaatCCCAACAAAATATGGAATTTAGGGCCAGTCAAATACTTATATAAGATAATTATATTGACTCCCAATTATCATTAATAATTACATTATGTTACATTGGTGAACAAGCTTAAGTGAGATAGTATCTCACCCATTCAGTGTACTATAAGGATAATTGAtgtaataaattaaacaaagcAAGCAAGTCAATCAGGAAatgaaaattcaatttataaaatattccaTCATTTACGCAAGTGTAAGAAACTGGTTGGCAAGCAATGACATATGGGCTAATAGGTGATTATTGGCTTTTCAAGGGTTTAAAGAAGAAAACTCATCAAAGGCACCTTCCTATTGTTGAAACTAATTTGCCCTCTTGGGTGAGAGAGAAATAATAGTAGGTGGGAATGAGATTCTAATATTGAttcatagaaaagaaaaaagaaaataaggtTTGGTAAAGTAAAGTAAGGAAAAACGTTTCCAATTTGATCCCCTTTTTAGGAATTTTGATCAAGGTCCATTTGTCCTCTTTGAGTTTGTGGATTCCATTCTATTTTACCGcttttaataatattactaCTTCACTTTTCCTTAACTTTCATTTCATCCTTTGTTTTCTATCATAAAAACCTCAACATAAAGCACAAACAAACAATTTCTTTCATTCTCCCTCTTCCATCATCATCTTTTTCTAATTGGTATTGCACTGCTTGAGTACAAGTCAAGTCTATTTCATACTCTGCAAAGACTATCACCATTCTGGGTACCCCCACTAATATCTCCCAGTTACAATATTTTCAGTGTCTCCAGTTCAAACTGAAATTTTTCCTATCCTAGTGATATTCATGGATCTGACTTTCCAGTAACCTATATTGAGATTCTTAGTGAAAGAACCATATCATCATATATACAATAACTTACACAGCAAAATGTCATCTGCAGAAAAACCCAGCTCCAAAGGGCAAGCATGGTTAGTTGAAAAGCTTCACCTTTGAACTTTATATACATCCAATTTCtacatcaaattattattttttaactcaCAAAATTCATAATCACAACGACATTTGCAGGTTCTGCACAACTGGGTTGCCAAGTGACATTGTGGTTGAAGTGGATGACATGACCTTTCATCTTCACAAGGTAAGCTTCACAATATACACAAAAGTATTCATTTTGCTCATTCAGCAAACACACCAACCAACACacaaattttggtttttttccAATTAAAGTAGCAACAACGTGTCACTGAAATTTGTCTGCAATACCCATTTTCAGTTTCCGTTGATGTCAAAAAGCCAAAAGCTTCACAACCTTATAACCCAGCAAGAAGCAGAAGCAGCTACAAACTCCACAGTCCCACAGGAAGATGAAGACGAAGACGAAATCGTGGAAGAACAGTGTCACGTGACGTTCACGAGTTTCCCCGGCGGCTCTGAAGCATTCGAGATGGCGGCTAAATTCTGTTACGGCGTTAAAATGGAACTATCACCTTCCAATGTAGCTTCACTCCGTTGCGCAGGCGAGTTTCTCGAAATGACAGAAGAATACTCTGAGGATAATCTCATTTCCAAAACGGAGAGGTTTTTCTCTCAGCATGTTTTCAATAGCATTGGTGACTCCATCAAAACCCTAAAAACCTGCGAGCGATTGATGCCTATGGCGGACGAATTGGGAATCACGGAGAGGTGCATCGATTCCGTTATCTCCAGAGCTTCTTCGGCGGATCCTGCGTTGTTTGGTTGGCCGGTGAGCGACGCCGTTGCTTCCGCATCTAAACAGATCCTTTGGAATGGAATTGATTCCGCCGGGAGGAGAACCGCCGCCGGAGAGTCCTGGTTTGAAGATCTGGCGCTTCTGCGTTTGCCTCTGTTCAAGAGATTGATTCTCGCGATGAGAGACGCGGAGATTAATCCTGAAATTATCGAGACTTGTGTAATGTATTACGCAAAGAAGTACATTCCCGGTGTTTCGAGATCGAGTCGGAAACCGTTACCGTCGTCGGTGTCATCAGAGACAGAACAGAAAGAGATTCTGGAAACTTTGGTTTCGAATCTTCCACCGGAGAAGAATTTGAATTCTTCTACGGCGACGAGGTTTCTGTTCGGATTGCTACGAACCGCGAACATATTGAACGCTTCGGAAGCATGTAGAAACGTTTTAGAGAAGAAGATAGGGTTACAGCTTGAAGAAGCCACACTCGATGATCTTCTAGTTCCGAGCTACTCCTATCTGAACGAAACACTTTACGACGTTGATTGCGTTGAAAggattttagtttattttctaAATAGCTTCGAAGCAAGAAACGCCGTCGCCGACGCAACAGTTGAAGTGAGTGACGCCGCGACGAGTTCACCGGCGATGATGCTCGTCGGAAAACTCATCGACGGATATTTATCCGAAATAGCTTCGGATGCGAATCTTAAGCCAGAGAGATTCTACAATTTCGCAATCTCTCTTCCGGATCAGGCAAGACTCTTCGACGACGGTCTCTACCGCGCTGTTGATGTTTATCTCAAGGTATCAATCAACTTCCGTTACTAATTTTTATTTCGCATTTTTAGAAACCGTTTTTTCatactataaattaaaattactgAATTACAGGCACATCCATGGGTTTCGGAATCGGAGAGGGAGAAAATTTGCGGATTACTCGACTGTCAGAAACTAACACTAGAAGCGTGCACACACGCGGCACAGAACGAGAGACTTCCACTGCGCGCGGTGGTTCAAGTGCTTTTCTTCGAGCAACTTCAGCTACGTCACGCCATTGCAGAGACACTGATGGCAGCGGAGACGGGTGCGGAAACAGGGCGTAACTCGGCTGCGCTAGATCGCGAAGAGGAAAATGGAGGGGGAAATTTACAGTTAGGGTTAGTTTCAGAGCACGTGCAAGAAGGGAGCAGCACGTGGCGTGTAGCGGTGAGGGAGAATCAGGTGCTGCGTTTGGATATGGATAGCATGAGGACGCGGGTGCATCAGTTGGAACGTGAGTGTTCCTCGATGAAGAGAGTGATTGAGAAGATTGAAAAACCCGCCGCAAACGGCGGTGGATGGAGGGCGTCGCTCGGACGGAAGCTTGGTTGTAAGTTTAAAACTCAGGTTTGTGATTCGCATGAATCAGCGGTTGTTGATACGCGCAAGGGACGCCATCGTAACCCGCAGCAGCAGCATCCTCATCATGAATAAGCATTACGCTCAATTTACCCTTCACGTGAGGATTGTTGTTGTAGTTGGTGGAGTAAAGTTGATACGGGTCCcaattgtaatttttcatttttttttcttaatctttataaattttaattcatagCCAATTACCATTTTACAAGTTGGATAGTGTTCGACTAGTAAAAGTAATTACGTTGTTATTGTTAACCCCTATGGTAAGTAAGGGAGTGTTTGACTCGTATGCGGCAATTATTGGGAGGACTGGGTTTGAAATGTTGAGGTGACCCGGGATATTGAAGTGACGGTGATGTGCTGAGAAGCACAAGACATGAAATTATAGAATATGGATGATAGTGGGTGGCATGCTGGAGACAGCAAAATAGGTAATGGAAGTTCCAGATACTTTTTCTTtcaagtttatgtgattattaaCCGTACTCAAGCGCACACTCATTATTGCTtctaataaaagataaaagatagaAGAGGTGATTACATTAAAGTGTTTTTTCTAAACTGAAAGTACTCGTGACCATCATCCGCATAAACAGTTACAAAGGTTTCTACACTTTATGAGTTTCATGTTGGAGTCATTATTGCATTGTTTCATTATAGAGTATCTTTGTTGAGCAACAATAGCCTTTCTGTGATTGGTTTAGGGAGTAGGAAGaagaataatttttcatatGCTCCGAGTTCTTAAGCCATCTTCATTATATGCGTTTGAGGTTTAGAGCTTTCATCTCAAGTTGAGTAGTCATTTACTTCCTCTAGCTCATATTATGTAGGGTGGCAAAACTGGTCAATCAGTTCATATTATGTAGGTGTGTCATATGTGTTTCACTTAATCCAATTACAAAGGAGTGGAAACTAGATAACTTGTTTGATGATAGGAGTGGGAGTGACATGGATGATAATAACATAAGAATATTTTGGAATGACAAACTCcttatcaaataataataaaattgttaaaaaggTTTCAAGACGATGGAACGATACTATTAATAACAACTCAAATTGAATGGTGCAAGAGCTCTACAATGAAAATTCGACTcataatttttggtttttaatattGGTGTTGTGCTGACTCGTctcgaaaaaataaaattctattatGTTTGAGTGCGATAATATAGTGTGACATTATTTGTTTTATCGTTTAAGTGTGGATACACAAAAAGCAAATGACTTGATTTTGTCGGTATTGTATTTTGAATAAGGAAATTAtaaatgctatcaccaaatttaGAACTATCTTAGCTTTACAAACGTTTTGGCAACACATAGTTGAATTAATCATGTCAGTGACTATCTATAGCCGATATGAGCGAatgtcaataaatattttttcgtaGATGGATAAGattaaatattgtgaattttacattattttttatcttagaaattagtttgatcatatttttgaccattttaattattaggTTTGTTCTCAAAATATAGATGAGAAATGTCATAAATCATATTCAgtttaattgtatatttttattcgcatttgaatgaaattttatatttttgtcaaaaaaattggAATGGTGCAATTAGTATTAAAGTTGTTATATGTGGTACTCAATTAGAAGACTTTGAAGATATAGTTAGTTTTAGGTAGTTAGTTTTCAGTTAGTTAGTTGTAACTATTTTGTTTGTTACTCTTAAACTGTAAACAACTTGTATATAAGCTAAAacaagagaaataaatatagaagCAAGTTGTAGTTTTAATTGTGCAGAAAATTGACAACAGAAAACTTCAAGAAAGTTGTAAACATTTTCATCTCATAATAGTGATAATTCAAGTCGGATCCAGTCCCTCAGACGTAGGGGTTCATCTCTAAATTGGGTTAACAGTTGTGTGTGTTCATTTTAGAATTAAAAGGCTTAAATTTTGTTTGGCAAAAAACAGATAATGTTCTCCGTTTTACAGTCTGATCATTCTGCGTTCTAcagaaaccaagaacattcttggtttagGTACTGATCAATCTccattttattttcaatcagTCTCTGATAtgaaaccaagaacattcttggtttatTAACTGATTGATCTCCGTTTTTAacaacaattggtatcaagaGCACGAGCGAATTATATTCAAAGAAAAGATGGCATCAACAAAGTATATACTTGAAAATTTCGATGAGAAGAATGATTTTGGATTGTAACGTCTAAAGATGAAAGCGTTGTTGGTTCATCAAGGCTTGACAGAAGCATTGGGAGGAGAGAAAGACATTGCATCCACACTACTAAAAAAGGAGAAGAATAATATCAGGAACAAGGCTCATAATGTTTTAATCTTGAGTCTCGAAGATAAGATTATGAGAGAAGTGTCAATGGAGACATGTACAACAGGTATTTGGCTCAAAGTAGAATCTTTATACATGACAAAATCATTAACGAGTCATTTGCACTTAAAACAAAAGATGTATACTTTTAAGATGCAACTTGGGGGT contains:
- the LOC101493893 gene encoding BTB/POZ domain-containing protein At5g66560, translating into MSSAEKPSSKGQAWFCTTGLPSDIVVEVDDMTFHLHKFPLMSKSQKLHNLITQQEAEAATNSTVPQEDEDEDEIVEEQCHVTFTSFPGGSEAFEMAAKFCYGVKMELSPSNVASLRCAGEFLEMTEEYSEDNLISKTERFFSQHVFNSIGDSIKTLKTCERLMPMADELGITERCIDSVISRASSADPALFGWPVSDAVASASKQILWNGIDSAGRRTAAGESWFEDLALLRLPLFKRLILAMRDAEINPEIIETCVMYYAKKYIPGVSRSSRKPLPSSVSSETEQKEILETLVSNLPPEKNLNSSTATRFLFGLLRTANILNASEACRNVLEKKIGLQLEEATLDDLLVPSYSYLNETLYDVDCVERILVYFLNSFEARNAVADATVEVSDAATSSPAMMLVGKLIDGYLSEIASDANLKPERFYNFAISLPDQARLFDDGLYRAVDVYLKAHPWVSESEREKICGLLDCQKLTLEACTHAAQNERLPLRAVVQVLFFEQLQLRHAIAETLMAAETGAETGRNSAALDREEENGGGNLQLGLVSEHVQEGSSTWRVAVRENQVLRLDMDSMRTRVHQLERECSSMKRVIEKIEKPAANGGGWRASLGRKLGCKFKTQVCDSHESAVVDTRKGRHRNPQQQHPHHE